A section of the Virgibacillus sp. NKC19-3 genome encodes:
- the ntdP gene encoding nucleoside tri-diphosphate phosphatase gives MVAPRPGSVVQIQSYKHNGQIHRIWENSLVLKGTETIVIGANDKTQVMESDGRTWTTREPAISYFHAEYWFNIIGMIRNDGIYYYCNVSSPFVYDGEALKYIDYDLDVKVYPDMTYDLLDEDEYDEHKIQMNYPQVLDRILYNNVEYLLRFIRQRQGPFSPDFVDQWYERYLTYR, from the coding sequence ATGGTTGCTCCGAGACCAGGTTCCGTGGTGCAAATTCAAAGTTATAAACACAATGGACAAATTCACCGTATATGGGAAAATAGTCTAGTGTTAAAAGGAACGGAAACGATTGTAATCGGAGCCAATGACAAAACGCAGGTGATGGAAAGCGATGGTAGAACTTGGACAACAAGGGAACCGGCAATTAGCTATTTCCATGCCGAGTACTGGTTTAATATCATCGGGATGATTCGCAATGACGGTATTTATTATTATTGTAATGTGAGCTCCCCTTTCGTTTATGATGGAGAGGCATTAAAATATATTGATTACGATTTAGATGTAAAAGTATATCCGGATATGACGTATGATTTGTTGGATGAAGACGAATACGATGAACACAAAATACAAATGAATTATCCACAGGTTTTAGATCGTATTTTGTATAATAACGTTGAATATCTTCTAAGGTTTATAAGACAACGTCAAGGCCCTTTCTCGCCGGATTTCGTTGACCAATGGTATGAACGTTATTTAACATACCGGTAA
- a CDS encoding toxin-antitoxin system HicB family antitoxin: MAKKKNFPLRIDPKLYDVLQAWAKDEFRSVNSHVEFLLRESAKKAGRLPRNENKGIEEDEGSADK, from the coding sequence ATGGCTAAGAAAAAGAATTTTCCATTGCGAATTGACCCGAAACTATATGACGTTTTGCAAGCTTGGGCAAAGGATGAATTTCGCAGCGTTAACAGCCATGTGGAATTTTTACTGCGAGAGTCAGCCAAGAAGGCTGGCAGATTGCCAAGAAATGAAAATAAAGGTATAGAAGAAGATGAAGGTTCTGCAGATAAATAG
- the recX gene encoding recombination regulator RecX, which produces MKKIARITTQKKSKDRYNIFLNDGQDEKYGFSVDEAILVEFNLRKDLELEESTIDALIQKDTIHKSYTQAIHFLSYRMRTKKEMHDYLLKKEVDEAHINEIMEKLKTENLLDDQQFADMFVRSRMNTSTKGPMLIKKELIEKGISASLASQAVEQYPYEVQYENITKWMKKKLTTGKKDSFRKQVQQLQATLMQKGFTQDVITEALADINGQKDEATEWNALVYQGEKLLRKHETKLNGDKLRNKLKQGLFGKGFSIALINQFLEEVFEE; this is translated from the coding sequence TTGAAAAAGATTGCACGGATCACCACTCAAAAAAAATCGAAGGATCGATATAATATCTTTTTGAACGATGGACAAGATGAAAAATATGGCTTTAGTGTGGATGAAGCTATATTAGTTGAATTCAATCTTCGTAAAGATCTTGAATTGGAAGAATCAACCATCGATGCACTGATTCAAAAAGATACCATACATAAATCATATACCCAAGCTATTCATTTTTTAAGCTACCGAATGCGAACAAAAAAAGAAATGCATGATTATCTACTGAAAAAAGAAGTGGATGAAGCGCATATAAATGAGATTATGGAAAAATTAAAAACCGAAAATTTGCTGGATGATCAGCAGTTTGCCGACATGTTTGTCCGCAGTAGAATGAATACATCAACAAAGGGGCCTATGCTCATCAAAAAAGAATTGATTGAAAAAGGTATATCGGCGTCTTTGGCAAGTCAAGCCGTGGAACAGTATCCGTATGAAGTTCAATATGAGAACATAACCAAATGGATGAAAAAAAAATTAACCACTGGAAAAAAGGATTCGTTTCGGAAACAGGTCCAGCAGTTACAAGCTACATTGATGCAAAAGGGTTTTACACAAGATGTGATTACAGAAGCCTTAGCGGATATAAATGGTCAAAAAGATGAAGCAACCGAATGGAATGCGCTTGTTTACCAAGGAGAGAAATTATTGCGTAAGCATGAGACAAAGCTTAATGGGGATAAACTCAGAAACAAACTCAAACAAGGTTTATTTGGGAAAGGTTTTTCAATAGCGTTGATTAATCAATTTTTAGAGGAAGTGTTCGAAGAATGA
- the mutY gene encoding A/G-specific adenine glycosylase translates to MNDKTLQFFDTTGFQQDLIDWYHANKRDLPWRMDQDPYKVWVSEIMLQQTKVDTVIPYFYRFMEKFPTVYQLADADPQDVLKVWEGLGYYSRARNLQNAVQEVVDTYGGEIPANPDELGSLKGIGPYTKGAILSIAYNQPEPAVDGNVMRVLSRILKIEDDIAQQRTKKLVEAYVRELIPEDDPSSFNQAIMELGALVCTPKSPACLLCPVQEYCLAFAEGRENDLPVKSKAKKQNKIPYVSLLIKNENSAYIIEKRAEKGLLAGLWQFPMVPINEIGWDHLENWILSEYGLEIKVSEKKGELKHVFSHIVWELEIYGATTHQQYLTDERLRFVYKEELQAYPFPVSHQKMMTYIV, encoded by the coding sequence ATGAATGATAAAACATTACAATTTTTCGACACTACTGGTTTCCAGCAGGATTTAATTGACTGGTACCATGCGAATAAACGCGATTTGCCGTGGCGTATGGATCAGGATCCTTATAAGGTTTGGGTTTCCGAAATAATGCTTCAGCAGACAAAGGTAGACACTGTTATTCCCTATTTCTACCGTTTTATGGAAAAGTTTCCTACTGTGTACCAGCTTGCCGATGCAGATCCCCAGGATGTTCTGAAAGTATGGGAGGGTCTCGGTTATTATTCGCGCGCGAGAAATTTACAAAATGCAGTACAGGAAGTTGTTGATACATACGGGGGTGAAATCCCTGCTAATCCTGATGAGCTGGGATCATTAAAAGGGATTGGCCCGTATACAAAAGGTGCGATTCTTTCCATTGCATATAATCAGCCTGAACCGGCAGTGGACGGTAATGTAATGCGTGTCCTTTCCCGTATTTTAAAAATAGAAGACGACATAGCTCAGCAGCGAACGAAAAAATTGGTTGAGGCTTACGTTCGTGAACTCATACCAGAGGATGATCCTTCTTCATTTAATCAAGCAATTATGGAATTAGGTGCACTTGTTTGTACTCCCAAATCCCCGGCCTGTTTGCTTTGTCCGGTTCAAGAATATTGTCTTGCCTTTGCAGAAGGAAGGGAGAACGACTTACCTGTAAAGTCAAAGGCTAAGAAACAAAACAAAATTCCATATGTTAGCTTATTAATAAAAAATGAAAACAGTGCGTACATCATTGAAAAACGGGCAGAGAAAGGGCTGCTAGCAGGCTTGTGGCAATTTCCAATGGTTCCTATTAATGAAATAGGCTGGGATCATTTGGAGAATTGGATCCTCAGTGAATATGGATTAGAAATTAAAGTAAGCGAGAAAAAGGGAGAATTAAAGCATGTTTTCTCCCACATCGTCTGGGAGTTGGAGATATATGGGGCAACTACGCACCAACAATATCTTACAGATGAACGTTTACGTTTTGTTTATAAAGAAGAATTGCAAGCATATCCATTTCCGGTTTCTCACCAAAAAATGATGACATATATCGTATAA
- a CDS encoding YfhH family protein, with product MNYRYSDYSIEQLRIEIQKFKEQAMKAEQLGNISEVAVNERKMQVALAYTMNPEDFSAGNIYQLTNDPGHKFKIHYVNGVFAWGWRVNLLDETYEKEEALPISLLDNEIH from the coding sequence ATGAATTATCGATATAGTGATTATTCCATTGAACAATTACGTATAGAAATTCAAAAGTTTAAAGAACAAGCAATGAAGGCAGAACAACTTGGCAATATATCAGAAGTAGCAGTTAATGAACGGAAAATGCAAGTCGCATTGGCATATACCATGAACCCAGAAGACTTTTCTGCAGGTAACATATATCAATTAACCAATGATCCCGGACATAAATTTAAGATCCATTATGTGAACGGCGTATTCGCTTGGGGCTGGCGGGTAAATCTATTGGATGAAACGTATGAAAAGGAAGAGGCACTGCCTATTTCATTATTAGATAATGAGATTCATTAA
- a CDS encoding helix-turn-helix domain-containing protein → MSLEQIAHNIKFFRDQQEWTQMELADKLMVSRSVIAKWENYSTTPDISSLMKLSNVFHITLDQLVGNHSYRDDLLKDFKRIYSSKSKAFDEELVDLIEYIMTYPNFKEQIYRLKHLPIRKQLSLHSLFAGIIDQYEKI, encoded by the coding sequence ATGAGTTTGGAGCAAATTGCACATAATATAAAATTTTTCCGGGATCAGCAGGAATGGACACAAATGGAACTTGCCGACAAACTTATGGTATCGCGTTCCGTCATTGCTAAATGGGAAAACTATTCCACTACCCCAGACATTTCATCATTAATGAAATTAAGTAATGTCTTTCATATAACGCTAGATCAGCTCGTAGGAAATCATTCCTACCGGGACGATCTCTTAAAAGATTTCAAGCGAATCTACAGTTCAAAATCAAAAGCATTTGATGAAGAATTAGTCGATCTCATCGAATACATTATGACCTACCCAAATTTTAAGGAACAAATCTACCGTCTTAAACATTTACCCATTAGAAAGCAATTATCATTACATAGCCTCTTTGCAGGAATTATAGATCAATATGAAAAGATTTAA
- a CDS encoding SPFH domain-containing protein — translation MQEKNAWMMNGFLGMFVIAILLATTVFSFVAQQFILGVICLILAISLGSGITLVQPNQSVVVIFLGKYMGTIRREGIVVTVPFSVRRTISLRVRNFNSSLLKVNDVNGNPIEIAAVVVYKVVDAAKAVFDVDKYEQFVGIQSETAIRAVATKYPYDTFEYAEELTLRGNAQEISNELTSELQDRLKVAGVEIIEARLTHLAYSTEIAQAMLQRQQASAIIAARKQIVEGAVGMVQDAIARMEKEGLVELDDERRASMTNNLLVSIVADGGAQPVVNTGSLYQ, via the coding sequence ATGCAAGAGAAGAATGCTTGGATGATGAATGGATTTTTGGGTATGTTTGTTATTGCTATTCTTTTGGCAACAACAGTGTTTAGTTTTGTTGCACAACAATTTATATTGGGGGTTATTTGCCTCATTCTGGCTATTAGTTTAGGCAGCGGGATTACACTAGTTCAACCAAATCAATCCGTTGTTGTTATTTTTCTGGGAAAGTATATGGGCACCATTCGTCGAGAAGGGATTGTCGTTACAGTCCCATTTTCTGTGAGAAGAACGATTTCGCTACGTGTGCGTAATTTTAACAGTAGTCTTCTAAAAGTAAATGACGTAAATGGGAATCCAATTGAGATTGCTGCAGTCGTTGTTTATAAGGTGGTTGATGCAGCTAAAGCCGTATTTGATGTGGATAAATACGAGCAATTCGTTGGAATTCAAAGTGAAACAGCAATCCGTGCTGTTGCTACAAAATATCCGTACGATACGTTTGAGTATGCAGAAGAACTTACCCTTCGCGGGAATGCGCAAGAAATTTCAAATGAATTGACATCAGAATTACAAGATCGTTTAAAAGTGGCAGGGGTTGAAATTATCGAAGCACGGTTAACCCATTTGGCCTACTCAACGGAAATTGCTCAAGCCATGCTTCAACGTCAACAGGCCAGTGCGATTATTGCGGCAAGAAAACAAATCGTTGAAGGTGCAGTCGGTATGGTTCAAGATGCCATTGCACGAATGGAAAAAGAAGGGTTAGTTGAATTGGATGACGAACGTCGAGCTTCCATGACAAATAATTTACTTGTCTCTATCGTAGCTGACGGTGGGGCACAGCCCGTTGTAAACACTGGATCACTATATCAATAA
- a CDS encoding ABC transporter ATP-binding protein, producing the protein MSSIKQYMGFVKPYKWKILWTILIGIVKFGIPLLMPLILRYVIDNIISTEASAADKVSELFILMGIAFVVFLLLRPPIEYARQYLAQWVGNTILYDIRDRLFDHIQKLSLKFYSQTKTGEIISRVIHDVEQSKNFVITGLMNVWLDLVTILIAIGIMLTMDIGLTIVSIILFPLFGFSIKFFYGRLRRLTRERSQALAEVQGHLHERIQGVPVTRSFALEDYEHGQFETRNRNFLDKALKHTDWNAKTFAVTNTITDLAPLLVITYAGYQVINGNLTLGTMVAFVGYMERVYSPLRRLINSSTTLVQAIASIDRVFEFFNEKYDVVDKHDAKELQRIDGSVAVENVSFQYDEEENEVLKSVNLHVQKGETIAFVGMSGGGKSTLISLIPRFYDVTEGAIKVDGIDIRDVKARSLRNNIGMVLQDNTLFSESIAMNIRMGNPYATDEEVVEAAKAANAHAFIEELPYGYDTLVGERGVKLSGGQKQRISIARVFLKNPPILIFDEATSALDLESEHMIQEAVESLASDRTTFIVAHRLATITHADRIVLIENGEIQEIGTHDELMRMKGGYYDLYQVQQLDDVETK; encoded by the coding sequence ATGAGTAGTATAAAACAATATATGGGATTCGTAAAACCGTATAAATGGAAAATATTATGGACGATACTTATTGGGATTGTTAAATTTGGAATTCCATTATTAATGCCATTAATTTTAAGATATGTTATTGATAATATTATTAGTACAGAAGCGAGTGCCGCTGATAAAGTCTCGGAACTATTCATCTTAATGGGAATAGCATTCGTCGTATTTTTGTTACTACGTCCACCGATTGAATATGCTAGGCAATATTTAGCACAATGGGTAGGAAACACAATTCTGTATGATATAAGGGATCGTTTGTTTGACCATATCCAAAAATTAAGCTTGAAGTTCTATTCTCAGACAAAAACCGGCGAAATTATTTCCCGGGTAATACATGATGTCGAACAATCAAAAAACTTTGTCATAACAGGGTTAATGAACGTGTGGCTCGATTTAGTTACCATTCTTATAGCGATAGGAATCATGCTGACAATGGATATAGGTTTAACCATTGTGTCAATTATTTTATTCCCATTATTTGGGTTTTCGATTAAATTTTTCTATGGCAGATTACGTCGATTAACACGGGAGAGATCTCAAGCCTTGGCAGAGGTACAGGGCCATCTTCATGAACGTATACAAGGGGTGCCTGTTACAAGGAGCTTTGCTTTAGAAGACTATGAGCATGGACAATTTGAAACACGAAATAGGAATTTTCTTGATAAAGCGTTGAAACACACCGATTGGAATGCCAAAACTTTCGCGGTTACAAATACGATTACGGATCTAGCCCCATTGCTTGTGATTACTTATGCGGGGTATCAAGTGATTAATGGTAATCTGACATTAGGTACGATGGTTGCTTTTGTCGGCTATATGGAAAGAGTATATAGTCCATTAAGACGGTTAATAAATTCATCAACTACGCTGGTTCAGGCTATCGCATCGATTGATCGTGTGTTTGAATTTTTTAATGAAAAATATGATGTTGTTGATAAGCATGATGCAAAGGAACTTCAGCGTATAGATGGCTCTGTGGCGGTCGAAAATGTTTCTTTCCAATATGATGAAGAAGAAAATGAAGTATTAAAAAGTGTTAATTTGCATGTTCAAAAAGGAGAAACCATTGCTTTTGTCGGGATGAGCGGTGGAGGGAAGTCAACGTTGATCAGCCTAATTCCACGATTTTACGATGTGACAGAGGGCGCGATAAAAGTTGACGGTATCGACATCCGTGATGTGAAAGCCCGTTCTTTGCGCAATAATATTGGCATGGTACTTCAGGATAATACATTATTCAGTGAATCGATCGCAATGAATATTCGAATGGGAAATCCGTACGCTACAGATGAAGAGGTTGTAGAAGCGGCAAAAGCTGCAAATGCGCATGCGTTTATTGAAGAACTTCCTTACGGATATGATACGTTAGTAGGGGAAAGAGGTGTGAAATTATCCGGTGGCCAGAAACAACGTATTTCTATCGCACGTGTTTTCTTAAAAAATCCACCTATCCTGATTTTTGATGAAGCGACCTCAGCATTGGATCTGGAAAGTGAACACATGATACAGGAAGCTGTCGAAAGTCTAGCGTCTGATCGCACAACATTTATCGTTGCACATCGCCTTGCAACTATTACACATGCGGACAGAATTGTTCTGATTGAAAACGGTGAAATCCAGGAAATTGGTACACATGATGAATTGATGCGCATGAAAGGCGGCTATTATGATCTTTATCAAGTGCAGCAATTGGATGATGTGGAAACGAAGTGA
- a CDS encoding metal-dependent hydrolase, which produces MDTATHIVMGVALGGLATLDPVVHNDPTLFTAVLTGTIIGSHAPDFDTIFKLKNNATYIRHHRGASHSLPAIILWGILISGIIYMFVPQVNFLHLWLWTFLAVIIHVFVDIFNAYGTQAYRPFTNKWIAYGFINTFDPYIFTLHLAGIGAWILGANPGYTWFIIYVVIALYYIKRYMDKREIVKKLKDYIPNIEQIATSPTIKQNYWRVAITTDTKFYVAAVENGHIEIVDEFEKVPLPSVHIMELAKKDKNISAFLAFSPVYRWEINDFDDFTEIRFIDLRYRSDNRYPFIAVVQINDNMQIMSSYTGWIFSEQKLQHKLYMRDSPV; this is translated from the coding sequence ATGGATACCGCAACCCACATTGTGATGGGTGTTGCACTTGGAGGATTAGCAACCTTAGATCCTGTTGTGCATAATGATCCAACACTTTTTACCGCTGTTTTAACCGGAACAATCATAGGTTCTCACGCACCAGATTTTGACACGATTTTCAAGTTAAAAAATAATGCTACCTATATCCGTCATCACCGCGGTGCCTCCCATTCATTGCCAGCGATTATACTATGGGGGATTCTCATTTCCGGAATCATTTATATGTTTGTTCCACAGGTCAATTTCCTTCATCTTTGGCTATGGACATTTTTAGCTGTTATCATTCATGTATTTGTGGATATCTTTAATGCGTATGGAACACAAGCTTACAGACCATTTACCAATAAATGGATTGCTTATGGATTTATTAATACATTTGATCCGTACATTTTCACATTGCATCTTGCAGGTATCGGAGCCTGGATCTTGGGCGCAAACCCCGGGTACACATGGTTCATTATTTATGTTGTCATAGCGCTATATTACATTAAACGTTATATGGATAAAAGGGAAATAGTTAAAAAGTTAAAAGACTACATCCCAAATATTGAGCAAATCGCTACATCACCTACGATTAAACAAAATTATTGGCGTGTAGCCATTACGACGGATACGAAATTTTACGTCGCTGCTGTCGAAAACGGTCATATTGAAATCGTTGATGAGTTTGAGAAGGTTCCATTGCCCAGCGTCCATATAATGGAACTGGCCAAGAAAGATAAAAATATCTCGGCATTTCTTGCATTTTCCCCTGTTTATCGATGGGAAATAAACGATTTTGATGATTTTACAGAGATTCGCTTCATTGATTTACGCTACCGTTCTGATAATCGCTATCCATTTATTGCCGTCGTTCAAATTAACGATAATATGCAAATAATGAGCTCCTATACCGGTTGGATCTTCTCCGAGCAAAAACTGCAACATAAACTATATATGCGTGACAGCCCTGTTTAA
- a CDS encoding ATP-dependent Clp protease ATP-binding subunit: MQCQQCGMNPATINVAMQINNEKVNMHVCNECFREIQSQLMNSNNFFSDSSFNGNANDAFSNNFAQGNGSSKMGTRTRQKQGNNGLLEQLAKNVTDDAKRGQIDPIIGRDNEVKQVIETLNRRNKNNPVLIGEPGVGKTAIAEGLALKIAEGDVSSKLINKQVYLLDVASLVANTSMRGQFEERMKQLIQELQSREDVILFVDEIHLLVGAGTAESSQMDAGNILKPALARGDLQLIGATTLKEYRQIEKDAALERRLQPIMVKESSPDEAVQILNGIKDRYEKFHEVRYSDEAIQAFVTLSGRYIQDRFLPDKAIDLMDQVGSRLNLKNAEKDSNSINNRLNEIITEKEQAAEKEDYERAAHLRYQEIQLQKQLDKAKDEEQVIDVDVSDIQLIVEEKTGIPVTKLQADEQEKMKDLGKNLGEKVIGQDEAVEKVAKAIRRSRAGLKSKYRPIGSFLFVGPTGVGKTELTRALAEELFGTRESMIRLDMSEYMEKHAISKIIGSPPGYVGHEEAGQLTERVRHNPYSIILLDEIEKAHPDVQNMFLQIMEDGHLTDSQGRQVSFKETVIIMTSNAGTGEKQVNVGFNRDAHESVSTLENLSNYFKPEFLNRFDAIINFNELSEDNLMVIVDLMLDEVQQNIEENDISISITDDAKRALVRLGYDKRFGARPLRRVIQDKIEDQLTDFILEEESVENVKIDVEDEDIVVKNA, encoded by the coding sequence ATGCAATGTCAACAATGCGGAATGAATCCAGCTACTATTAACGTTGCAATGCAAATCAATAATGAAAAAGTAAACATGCATGTATGTAATGAATGTTTTCGTGAAATTCAAAGCCAATTGATGAATTCCAATAACTTTTTCTCAGATTCATCGTTTAATGGAAATGCTAACGACGCATTTTCTAATAACTTTGCACAAGGAAATGGTTCAAGTAAAATGGGAACAAGAACAAGACAAAAACAAGGAAATAATGGTTTACTCGAACAACTAGCAAAAAATGTAACAGATGATGCGAAAAGAGGTCAAATTGATCCGATCATCGGTCGCGATAATGAAGTAAAACAAGTTATTGAGACACTTAATAGAAGAAATAAAAACAATCCAGTCCTAATCGGGGAACCTGGAGTTGGGAAAACAGCTATTGCTGAAGGACTCGCATTAAAGATTGCAGAAGGTGATGTTTCATCCAAATTAATTAATAAGCAAGTTTATCTATTGGATGTAGCATCCTTAGTAGCAAATACCAGCATGCGCGGTCAATTTGAAGAGCGCATGAAACAATTGATTCAGGAATTACAATCTCGTGAGGATGTTATTCTATTCGTAGATGAAATTCATTTACTTGTTGGTGCCGGAACTGCAGAAAGCTCCCAAATGGATGCTGGAAATATTCTAAAACCCGCATTAGCTCGTGGTGATTTGCAGTTAATTGGTGCAACAACTTTGAAAGAGTACCGTCAAATTGAAAAAGACGCAGCACTGGAACGTCGTCTGCAGCCAATTATGGTCAAAGAATCGTCACCAGATGAAGCAGTGCAGATTTTAAATGGTATCAAAGATCGTTATGAAAAATTCCATGAAGTTCGTTATTCAGATGAAGCAATACAAGCATTCGTAACACTATCCGGTCGGTATATACAGGATCGCTTCCTACCAGATAAGGCGATTGATTTAATGGATCAAGTTGGATCTCGCCTAAACCTGAAAAACGCAGAGAAAGATTCAAATTCCATTAATAATCGTCTAAACGAAATCATTACAGAAAAAGAGCAAGCAGCTGAAAAAGAAGACTATGAACGTGCAGCACACTTGCGTTATCAAGAAATTCAACTGCAAAAACAATTGGATAAAGCAAAAGATGAAGAACAAGTTATCGATGTCGATGTTTCTGATATTCAATTGATTGTCGAAGAAAAAACAGGTATCCCTGTTACAAAATTACAAGCAGATGAACAGGAAAAAATGAAAGACCTTGGTAAAAACCTCGGAGAAAAAGTAATCGGGCAAGATGAAGCAGTTGAAAAAGTTGCTAAAGCAATTCGTCGTAGCCGTGCAGGTCTTAAATCAAAATATCGTCCAATCGGTTCATTCCTATTTGTAGGACCAACCGGAGTTGGGAAAACAGAACTAACAAGGGCACTAGCGGAAGAACTCTTTGGAACTCGTGAATCCATGATTCGTCTTGATATGAGTGAATATATGGAAAAACACGCGATCTCCAAAATTATCGGTTCACCTCCTGGCTATGTTGGTCATGAAGAAGCTGGACAGTTAACCGAGCGTGTACGTCATAATCCATATTCGATCATTCTACTTGATGAAATCGAAAAGGCACATCCAGATGTACAAAACATGTTCCTGCAAATCATGGAAGATGGTCATCTGACTGATTCCCAAGGTCGCCAAGTGAGCTTTAAAGAAACAGTCATCATCATGACAAGTAACGCAGGAACCGGTGAAAAACAGGTGAATGTAGGTTTTAATAGGGATGCACATGAATCTGTATCCACATTGGAAAATTTAAGCAACTACTTTAAACCTGAATTCTTAAACCGATTCGATGCGATTATCAACTTCAATGAATTATCTGAGGATAACTTAATGGTAATTGTGGATCTCATGCTTGATGAAGTGCAACAAAATATTGAGGAAAATGATATTTCCATTAGCATTACAGATGATGCAAAACGAGCATTAGTACGACTTGGTTATGATAAACGCTTTGGTGCAAGACCATTACGCAGGGTTATTCAAGATAAAATTGAAGACCAGCTAACCGACTTCATCTTAGAAGAAGAATCTGTTGAAAATGTTAAAATTGATGTTGAAGATGAGGACATTGTTGTTAAAAACGCATAA
- a CDS encoding gamma-type small acid-soluble spore protein produces the protein MAKKPNKTAAGTNAQKVKQQNQQAAQGQGQYGTEFASETNAQEVKKQNEKSQQNKK, from the coding sequence ATGGCTAAAAAACCTAACAAAACAGCTGCAGGTACAAACGCTCAAAAAGTAAAACAACAAAATCAACAAGCAGCTCAAGGACAAGGTCAGTACGGTACTGAATTTGCATCTGAGACAAATGCTCAGGAAGTAAAAAAACAAAATGAAAAGTCGCAGCAAAACAAAAAGTAA
- a CDS encoding ComEC/Rec2 family competence protein, translating into MRSSKFLLVFIMFFSIFAVQPIQIHSESQQDMQVHFIDVGQGDSMFIQTPSDKTILIDGGPPESGKKVVSYLEDHQIDEIDLIIATHPDIDHIGGLPYVMENIDVGQILDSGKLYSTKTYAKYVNQIRKQGIPIKIAEKNELLKVDPLLTIRVLNSYEKEKDNNQSSIVLKITYDDIDFLLMSDVGIEQEKELMEDNELQSEVIKVGHHGSNTSSSLEFLQEVNPEVALLTYSIENDYGHPVDRVIRNLHRINATIYSTATFGDVVFRTDGKSYLVMPNENPFRNLEKTAS; encoded by the coding sequence ATGCGCAGCAGCAAGTTTTTACTCGTATTTATAATGTTCTTTTCCATTTTTGCCGTGCAACCTATACAAATTCATAGTGAATCACAACAGGATATGCAAGTTCATTTCATTGACGTTGGTCAAGGCGACAGTATGTTCATTCAAACTCCCTCTGATAAAACAATCCTTATTGATGGTGGTCCACCTGAGTCCGGTAAAAAGGTTGTATCCTATCTGGAAGATCACCAAATTGATGAAATTGATCTTATCATTGCTACCCACCCTGATATTGACCATATTGGCGGACTCCCTTATGTAATGGAGAATATCGATGTTGGTCAAATACTTGATTCCGGAAAGTTATACTCCACAAAAACATATGCCAAATACGTAAACCAAATCCGAAAACAAGGTATTCCAATCAAGATAGCAGAGAAAAATGAACTTTTAAAGGTTGATCCATTGTTAACAATTCGCGTATTAAACAGTTACGAAAAAGAGAAAGACAATAATCAATCCTCCATCGTATTAAAAATAACATACGACGATATTGATTTTTTGCTAATGAGTGATGTAGGGATAGAACAGGAAAAAGAGCTAATGGAAGACAATGAACTTCAATCTGAAGTTATTAAAGTTGGTCATCACGGATCGAATACAAGTAGTTCATTGGAATTTCTGCAAGAAGTAAATCCGGAAGTCGCCTTGCTCACGTACAGTATAGAAAACGATTATGGACACCCGGTCGATCGGGTTATAAGGAACTTACATCGTATAAACGCGACTATTTATTCAACAGCAACTTTTGGCGATGTTGTATTTCGAACAGATGGAAAAAGCTATCTTGTCATGCCGAATGAAAATCCATTTCGTAATTTGGAGAAAACAGCAAGTTAA